In Polynucleobacter sp. AP-Ainpum-60-G11, one DNA window encodes the following:
- the fliG gene encoding flagellar motor switch protein FliG encodes MADEETSAPKQLSIAEALKEGVKGATQSGNLSFEELDGASRAAVVLLAVGAESAANVLRQMTPFEVQRLSGKMAVVRSLSRDLVLQVLRQFKDVTANNSQVAFDTDSFMQNMLTKAMGAEGASDLLGRLESTLDMSGIETLKRMESDVLYEMIKNEHPQIIATVMVFLEPSQAASVLKLFGDDLRNELILRIALLEKVQPAALKELNEVMSRSAGPDADFRRSTVGGVVPTAEILNMLSGGLDKEALNTIRNFNGELADAIQEKMFVFEDFNDIEDRSLQTLLLEVPQETLIVALKGASPKLREKLFKNMAKRAADGVREDLETRPPVKVQEVEEMQKEVIRVARTLADEGRMIMERGKSADAFL; translated from the coding sequence ATGGCTGACGAAGAAACCTCTGCACCCAAACAACTATCGATAGCTGAAGCCCTGAAAGAGGGCGTCAAAGGCGCTACTCAATCTGGCAATCTCAGCTTTGAAGAGCTTGATGGAGCTTCGCGCGCCGCCGTGGTTTTGTTGGCGGTGGGCGCGGAATCTGCCGCAAACGTCTTGCGTCAAATGACGCCATTTGAAGTGCAGCGCCTATCAGGAAAGATGGCGGTGGTTCGTTCATTAAGTCGCGATCTCGTGCTGCAAGTGTTGCGTCAATTTAAAGATGTCACTGCGAATAATTCACAGGTGGCGTTTGATACCGACTCCTTCATGCAAAACATGCTGACTAAAGCGATGGGTGCTGAAGGTGCTTCTGATTTACTCGGTCGCCTGGAGTCCACGCTCGACATGTCGGGTATTGAGACTTTGAAGCGCATGGAATCGGATGTTCTGTACGAGATGATTAAGAATGAGCATCCGCAAATTATTGCTACAGTGATGGTGTTCTTAGAGCCATCACAAGCGGCATCTGTTCTTAAGCTGTTTGGTGATGATTTGCGTAATGAATTGATCTTGCGTATTGCCTTGTTAGAGAAAGTCCAACCAGCCGCTTTGAAGGAATTGAACGAAGTGATGTCACGCTCCGCAGGTCCAGATGCCGACTTCCGCAGAAGTACGGTTGGTGGTGTTGTGCCTACCGCAGAAATTCTCAATATGTTGTCTGGTGGTTTGGACAAAGAAGCGCTCAATACGATTCGTAACTTTAATGGCGAATTGGCTGATGCAATTCAAGAGAAGATGTTCGTTTTCGAGGATTTCAACGATATCGAAGATCGTTCACTGCAGACTCTGTTGTTAGAAGTTCCGCAAGAAACTTTGATCGTTGCTCTGAAAGGCGCAAGTCCAAAGTTGCGCGAAAAGCTCTTCAAGAATATGGCCAAGCGTGCCGCCGATGGCGTGCGCGAGGATCTGGAAACTCGCCCACCAGTCAAAGTGCAAGAAGTCGAAGAGATGCAAAAAGAAGTTATTCGTGTTGCACGTACCTTGGCTGATGAAGGCCGCATGATCATGGAAAGGGGCAAGTCAGCCGATGCCTTCCTCTGA
- a CDS encoding FliH/SctL family protein codes for MPSSDEDSLLTRWEPPSFDPPKPPKPPKVAPIQYPTVEEVEEIRENAYKEAYELGSNQGFVEGRDAGYKEGKESGYREGYKQGYVEADEETKRLQDALGQLLEAITGMPEAIAEPLTQLSFEIASRLTANISMERAPFVAAVQEALMRLPRPGENLYLRLRAEEVETWKKIVDDPGLPFACTILVDADVRPGHAYVEVSGARIDVGLEARLALVRNALGMDGTAEEVAKVNTEALLDSSIKMLDDELGEDSHLDEEQHLDAPYSGEVEKE; via the coding sequence ATGCCTTCCTCTGATGAGGACTCCCTGCTGACGAGGTGGGAGCCACCCTCCTTTGATCCTCCAAAGCCCCCAAAACCTCCCAAGGTTGCACCTATTCAATACCCTACGGTTGAAGAGGTTGAGGAGATTCGCGAGAACGCCTACAAAGAAGCTTACGAGCTAGGTTCAAACCAAGGTTTTGTAGAAGGCAGAGACGCTGGTTACAAAGAAGGTAAAGAATCGGGTTATCGCGAAGGTTATAAACAAGGCTATGTAGAAGCGGACGAAGAAACTAAACGTTTGCAAGATGCCTTGGGTCAATTGCTTGAAGCGATTACCGGAATGCCTGAAGCCATTGCTGAGCCCCTCACACAACTGAGTTTTGAAATTGCTTCACGTCTTACTGCCAATATCTCAATGGAGCGCGCTCCCTTTGTCGCAGCTGTACAAGAAGCGCTGATGCGCCTTCCACGCCCCGGTGAAAATCTTTACCTGCGTTTACGCGCAGAAGAAGTGGAGACCTGGAAAAAAATTGTTGATGATCCTGGTCTGCCATTTGCATGCACCATTTTGGTTGATGCAGATGTACGACCCGGACATGCTTATGTTGAGGTAAGTGGGGCGCGTATTGATGTAGGTCTTGAAGCGCGCTTAGCTCTAGTGAGAAATGCCTTAGGCATGGATGGCACTGCTGAAGAGGTCGCCAAGGTAAATACTGAAGCCTTGTTAGATAGCAGCATCAAGATGCTGGATGATGAGTTGGGTGAAGACTCTCATCTGGATGAAGAGCAGCACCTAGATGCCCCTTACTCTGGTGAGGTGGAAAAAGAGTGA